A single genomic interval of Spirosoma linguale DSM 74 harbors:
- a CDS encoding DNA polymerase III, beta subunit (KEGG: vsp:VS_0011 DNA polymerase III subunit beta~TIGRFAM: DNA polymerase III, beta subunit~PFAM: DNA polymerase III beta chain~SMART: DNA polymerase III beta chain), which produces MKFIVSSSVLLKNLQHINGVVATNPIVPILENFLFRIDVGDGLTGGTLTVTASDLQTTMTTQIPVEANESGSIAIPAKLLLDTLRSLPEQPVTVNIDTETFGTEILTDNGRYKLSGENPIDFPKLPTVNKNMSVDMTSDVLLSAINNTVFATSTDDLRPAMTGVLLQLNDDSATFVATDGHRLIRYRRTDLNASASTSIIIPRKALQLLKASLPENVPVTAEFSQANASFTFGPTQLICRLIDERFPDYENAIPTNNPNVMTIGRTDLLNSLKRIMIYANRTTHQIRLSLKANSLTISAEDLDYSNEANEKLLCDYEGDAMEIGFNAKLMAEVLSNLSAKMISLEMSAPNRAGLLIPADKEENEDILMLVMPVMLNTYA; this is translated from the coding sequence ATGAAATTTATAGTTTCCTCGTCTGTCCTGCTAAAAAATCTGCAGCATATTAACGGCGTCGTGGCAACGAATCCGATTGTCCCTATTCTCGAAAATTTCCTGTTTCGCATCGACGTTGGGGATGGCTTAACGGGGGGTACACTCACCGTAACGGCGTCGGATCTGCAAACGACCATGACCACGCAGATTCCGGTCGAAGCCAACGAGAGCGGGTCCATTGCCATTCCGGCGAAACTACTGCTGGATACGCTCCGTAGCCTGCCCGAGCAACCCGTTACCGTGAACATTGACACCGAGACATTCGGCACCGAAATCCTGACCGACAACGGCCGCTACAAGCTCTCCGGCGAAAACCCAATCGACTTCCCGAAACTGCCGACGGTGAATAAAAACATGTCGGTCGATATGACGTCCGATGTGTTACTCAGCGCCATCAACAATACCGTGTTCGCGACCAGCACCGACGATCTGCGCCCGGCCATGACAGGGGTACTGCTGCAACTGAACGACGATAGTGCCACCTTCGTTGCCACGGATGGTCACCGGCTCATTCGTTATCGCCGGACCGACCTGAACGCGTCGGCCAGCACGTCGATCATTATTCCCCGCAAAGCCCTGCAACTGCTGAAGGCATCGCTGCCCGAAAACGTGCCCGTTACGGCTGAGTTCAGCCAGGCGAATGCGTCGTTCACCTTCGGCCCAACGCAGTTGATCTGCCGCCTGATCGATGAGCGTTTCCCCGATTACGAAAACGCTATCCCGACTAACAACCCGAACGTGATGACCATTGGCCGTACGGATCTGCTCAACTCGCTGAAGCGGATTATGATCTACGCCAACCGCACTACGCACCAGATCCGGCTGTCGCTCAAAGCCAACTCGCTGACCATTTCGGCCGAAGACCTCGACTACTCCAACGAAGCCAACGAGAAACTCCTCTGCGACTACGAAGGCGATGCGATGGAGATCGGCTTTAACGCCAAACTGATGGCCGAAGTACTGAGCAACCTGAGTGCCAAGATGATTTCGCTCGAAATGTCGGCACCAAACCGCGCTGGCTTGCTCATCCCCGCCGACAAAGAAGAGAACGAGGACATCCTGATGCTGGTGATGCCCGTAATGCTGAATACATACGCTTAG
- a CDS encoding PKD domain containing protein (PFAM: PKD domain containing protein; Fibronectin type III domain protein; Ig family protein~SMART: PKD domain containing protein; Fibronectin type III domain protein; Dystroglycan-type cadherin domain protein~KEGG: hypothetical protein) — translation MNHIFGMYLSVSKFLPTRLFNSIVCFTLLLAYISTNSLLVAQQLPPGFSKSVSQSGYVGSVGMVFAKDGNSFFVWEKSGLVWASVWNGTSYNRQESVTLDIREEVGEWNDFGLHSMCLDPNFETNGFIYLFYVVDLHHLLYFGTSQYSSTANEYQNATVSRVTRYKLNKVGTSYLTDYSSRTVLLGESKTTGVPITFESHAGGTILFGNDGSLLVATGDGAHHEGIDVGNDSRTNFQTALNLGIMRPEENVGALRSQMLNSHCGKVLRIDPTTGNGLPSNPFYDPMNPRAPKSRVWTLGVRNPYRICIQPNTGSTNPDDGSPGTLLIGDVGWFKWEDFHVIDKAGLNCGWPVYEGLLPTYLYYGTNVHNLDEPGQPTFESLCVQPSSFIDNPDPTLRRFTHSRPAMDYSHSANITRVPAFNGTTAIVRELGTVGAPAGTQFLGHCAIGGAYYTGTQFPAMYQNTLFFTDYVEGWIKSIVLHDEGDHHIHEIKDFASLGFDTNILDLKVNPRDGSLYYVRLDGVVSRISYGGNQPPVANATASANYGLSPLVIQFTGSNSVDPEGQALSYLWKFGDGTTSTSANPVKTFTAVSTQMYTVTLVVTDNEQLTSSQEVIISVNNTPPAVEIVTPASGTLYRMDQATTYTLQAAVTDTDTAGMQYAWQVTLRHNSHTHPEPILYERTPTVTITPAGCNPNETFYYVIIINATDNGGLTATQSLTLNPDCSSANVAVTNLQTTSKLNSVLVSWINPNVTFDEVMVVAKEATGFRGSPSGTSYTAKASFTSDGTAFEAGKVVYRGQSNSVTVTNLDPLKQYYFRVYTRVGNVWNAGVQGTATPNLPPIAPVVVPPAAELYTLYSYTVPVFTDPENQPLTATTSLPDWLTYDADTGVLTGVPVVAGSYTLTIGVTDPGNLTARVVMVVVAGPNQPPVPPVVGEQFAQIGRPFSFTVPAFTDPEGKALAYASGELPYWLSFDTNTRVMSGTPTQTNSYSVTIHATDPQGLTASVRVVINAGICTMATVKQGNWNDPTVWYCQRIPTGAETVYINHAVTVPTGYDAYAKSVVYAASGSLAFSENARLNVNP, via the coding sequence ATGAACCACATATTTGGTATGTATCTATCAGTCAGCAAATTTCTGCCAACAAGGCTTTTTAATTCTATTGTTTGTTTTACCCTTCTACTGGCATACATCTCCACGAATAGTTTGCTGGTGGCGCAACAACTGCCGCCCGGGTTTTCGAAGAGTGTCAGTCAAAGTGGGTATGTGGGTTCAGTGGGTATGGTTTTTGCTAAAGATGGGAATTCATTTTTTGTCTGGGAGAAGAGTGGTCTTGTGTGGGCATCAGTATGGAACGGAACATCCTACAACCGGCAGGAATCGGTAACGCTTGATATTCGGGAAGAAGTAGGCGAGTGGAATGATTTCGGCTTACATAGCATGTGTCTGGATCCAAATTTTGAGACGAATGGGTTCATTTATCTCTTCTACGTTGTAGATCTTCACCACCTCTTGTATTTTGGTACATCTCAGTACAGCAGCACGGCTAATGAATACCAGAATGCGACGGTCAGCCGGGTAACACGCTATAAACTGAATAAGGTTGGGACGTCATATCTGACCGATTATTCGAGTCGTACCGTTTTGCTGGGAGAAAGTAAAACTACCGGAGTTCCGATCACCTTCGAATCGCATGCGGGTGGAACGATTTTGTTCGGTAACGACGGTTCGTTGCTGGTAGCAACGGGTGATGGGGCTCATCACGAGGGGATTGATGTGGGAAACGATAGCCGGACTAACTTTCAAACAGCACTGAACCTCGGCATAATGAGGCCCGAAGAGAATGTAGGCGCGTTGCGGTCGCAGATGCTTAATTCTCACTGTGGCAAGGTATTGCGAATTGACCCTACTACTGGAAATGGCTTGCCGAGCAATCCGTTTTATGACCCGATGAATCCACGGGCACCTAAATCGCGCGTGTGGACCCTGGGGGTGCGTAACCCCTACCGAATTTGTATTCAGCCTAATACCGGTAGTACAAACCCCGACGATGGTAGCCCCGGTACATTGCTCATTGGGGATGTAGGCTGGTTTAAGTGGGAGGATTTTCATGTGATAGATAAAGCAGGTTTGAACTGCGGCTGGCCGGTCTATGAAGGTCTGCTACCCACTTACCTCTACTATGGCACGAATGTCCATAACCTGGATGAACCCGGACAGCCCACCTTTGAAAGTCTATGTGTCCAGCCCTCTTCCTTCATTGATAACCCCGATCCAACCCTCAGGCGGTTTACGCACTCCCGCCCGGCCATGGATTATAGTCATAGCGCCAACATTACCCGTGTTCCGGCTTTCAACGGCACAACGGCAATCGTGCGCGAGCTTGGCACGGTAGGGGCACCGGCTGGTACGCAATTTCTGGGCCATTGTGCTATAGGGGGAGCCTATTATACCGGAACTCAATTTCCGGCCATGTATCAGAATACCTTATTTTTTACCGACTATGTAGAAGGCTGGATCAAAAGTATAGTGTTGCACGATGAAGGAGACCACCATATTCATGAAATAAAGGACTTTGCATCGCTCGGCTTCGATACCAACATACTCGATTTAAAGGTGAACCCCCGCGATGGCTCTTTGTATTATGTCCGGCTGGATGGTGTAGTATCCCGAATAAGTTACGGCGGCAATCAGCCTCCCGTAGCCAACGCAACGGCCAGTGCCAATTACGGCCTCTCGCCCCTCGTCATTCAATTTACAGGTTCGAATTCTGTTGACCCAGAAGGGCAGGCTCTATCTTACCTTTGGAAGTTTGGCGATGGTACCACATCCACCAGCGCCAATCCTGTTAAAACGTTTACGGCTGTCAGTACCCAAATGTACACTGTAACACTGGTCGTGACCGACAATGAGCAGTTAACCAGCAGCCAGGAGGTCATCATCTCAGTAAACAACACACCGCCAGCTGTTGAGATAGTTACGCCCGCTAGTGGAACGCTCTATCGAATGGATCAGGCCACAACGTATACCCTACAGGCCGCCGTTACGGATACCGATACGGCCGGTATGCAATATGCATGGCAGGTCACCTTACGGCACAATAGCCATACACATCCTGAACCTATTCTCTATGAACGAACGCCAACGGTTACCATTACGCCCGCAGGCTGTAATCCTAACGAGACATTTTATTACGTCATTATTATTAACGCAACGGATAATGGCGGGTTGACAGCTACTCAGTCGCTCACCCTGAACCCCGATTGTAGTTCGGCGAACGTAGCCGTAACTAACCTTCAGACCACCTCTAAGTTAAATTCAGTACTCGTTAGCTGGATTAATCCTAACGTAACATTTGATGAGGTCATGGTTGTGGCTAAAGAAGCAACGGGCTTTCGGGGATCACCAAGTGGGACATCGTATACCGCTAAGGCTAGCTTTACCAGCGATGGGACTGCTTTTGAAGCAGGTAAAGTGGTATACCGTGGCCAGAGTAATTCGGTCACAGTCACAAATCTTGATCCATTGAAGCAATATTACTTTCGGGTGTATACCCGGGTCGGTAATGTCTGGAATGCAGGTGTTCAGGGGACGGCCACGCCCAATCTGCCCCCCATAGCACCGGTCGTGGTGCCACCCGCTGCTGAACTGTATACGCTGTACTCGTATACAGTTCCGGTGTTTACGGACCCCGAAAATCAGCCATTAACCGCTACTACATCTCTTCCAGACTGGTTAACCTACGATGCGGATACGGGTGTCTTAACCGGTGTACCAGTTGTGGCTGGTAGTTACACGCTTACAATCGGCGTGACAGATCCCGGAAATCTAACCGCACGTGTTGTCATGGTCGTTGTAGCCGGGCCTAATCAGCCGCCCGTTCCGCCGGTTGTGGGTGAACAGTTCGCCCAAATAGGTCGACCGTTTAGCTTTACAGTGCCTGCTTTCACCGATCCTGAGGGAAAAGCGCTGGCGTATGCTTCGGGCGAGTTGCCTTACTGGTTAAGTTTCGATACGAATACCCGTGTGATGAGCGGCACACCCACGCAGACTAATAGCTATTCTGTCACCATACACGCCACAGATCCACAAGGGCTGACTGCCTCCGTTCGGGTTGTCATCAATGCAGGCATCTGTACAATGGCCACCGTAAAGCAGGGTAACTGGAATGACCCTACGGTATGGTATTGTCAGCGTATTCCGACTGGTGCTGAGACGGTCTACATCAACCATGCTGTAACCGTACCGACTGGCTATGATGCCTATGCCAAAAGCGTCGTTTATGCAGCCTCCGGCAGTCTGGCTTTTAGCGAGAATGCCAGACTGAATGTCAATCCATGA
- a CDS encoding beta-lactamase (PFAM: beta-lactamase~KEGG: xcv:XCV2967 beta-lactamase precursor) produces MRNLLLLVFASTTFSALAQKQLSPQRIQAFDAYVEAARKDWNVPGLSITVVKDNKVIFKKGYGVRELGKPERVDTQTLFACASTTKAMTVALMGMLVDEGKIAWDDPVSRYLPELKLYDPYVTQSLRIRDLLIHDTGVGSTDFMTGAMTIPVNEMFRRMELVKPSYPFRAGFAYQNTFYSAAGRIIERIEGKTWAEAIKERIFLPLGMTRTAPKRGYITDSNVTKPHYNINDTITVIDYGADSEVGSAGAVWSSADDISKWVICMLDSSKYSGGRLLKPQTWAKVFTPQTFFPEDEYPTMQLLKPNWRTYGLGWYQHDYKGRKVNFHTGSLSGLTAITGQLPDEKLGIFIFGNYDHAEVRHALMYKAFDWFALGGTRDWSAEFKALYSKIKQEDRKAKADADAKRVPNTTPRLPLNEYAGLYSSPLYGKADVIVSDNRLVVNINDNTLNATLAHWQYDVFYGPYQKAWYGKAKARFNVGASGRIESLIFDGMEFKKE; encoded by the coding sequence ATGAGGAACCTGCTTCTGCTGGTTTTTGCCAGTACCACGTTTTCTGCTTTGGCACAAAAGCAGCTTTCTCCCCAACGGATTCAGGCATTTGATGCCTATGTAGAAGCTGCCCGTAAAGACTGGAACGTGCCGGGACTGTCGATTACGGTCGTCAAAGACAATAAAGTCATTTTTAAGAAAGGGTATGGCGTGCGCGAACTGGGCAAGCCCGAACGCGTGGATACCCAAACGCTGTTTGCCTGTGCGTCGACGACCAAGGCCATGACCGTTGCGCTTATGGGGATGCTGGTCGATGAAGGTAAAATTGCCTGGGATGACCCCGTTTCCAGATACCTGCCCGAACTCAAACTCTATGATCCGTACGTGACGCAGTCGCTGCGAATCCGGGATTTGCTCATTCATGATACCGGCGTTGGCAGCACCGACTTTATGACCGGAGCCATGACCATCCCCGTTAATGAGATGTTTCGGCGTATGGAACTGGTGAAGCCGAGTTATCCCTTCCGGGCCGGATTTGCCTACCAAAATACCTTTTACTCGGCCGCCGGTCGCATTATTGAACGGATCGAGGGGAAAACCTGGGCCGAAGCTATCAAAGAGCGGATTTTTTTGCCGCTCGGCATGACCCGCACGGCTCCCAAACGTGGCTATATAACGGATAGCAACGTCACAAAGCCTCACTACAACATCAACGATACCATTACGGTAATCGACTACGGGGCCGATAGTGAGGTAGGTTCGGCGGGGGCGGTCTGGTCGTCGGCCGACGACATCAGCAAGTGGGTCATCTGCATGCTCGACAGCAGTAAGTATAGTGGTGGCCGTTTGCTGAAGCCTCAAACATGGGCCAAGGTTTTTACGCCCCAAACGTTCTTCCCGGAAGACGAATACCCGACCATGCAACTCCTGAAACCCAACTGGCGAACCTACGGCCTGGGCTGGTATCAGCATGACTACAAGGGCCGGAAAGTGAATTTTCACACGGGCAGTCTCTCGGGGCTGACGGCCATAACGGGGCAGTTGCCGGACGAAAAGCTAGGGATCTTTATTTTCGGAAATTACGATCATGCCGAAGTTCGCCACGCGCTGATGTACAAAGCGTTCGACTGGTTTGCGCTGGGCGGCACCCGCGACTGGAGTGCTGAGTTTAAGGCGCTGTACTCGAAAATTAAGCAGGAAGACAGGAAAGCGAAGGCAGACGCTGATGCCAAACGGGTGCCGAACACTACGCCAAGGCTGCCACTGAACGAGTATGCCGGACTATACAGCAGTCCCCTTTATGGAAAGGCCGATGTGATCGTTTCGGACAATCGGTTAGTTGTGAACATCAACGATAATACTCTGAACGCCACCTTGGCACACTGGCAGTATGATGTATTTTACGGCCCCTATCAAAAAGCCTGGTACGGCAAGGCCAAAGCGCGGTTTAACGTAGGCGCATCGGGCCGGATCGAATCGCTGATTTTTGACGGAATGGAGTTTAAGAAAGAGTAA
- a CDS encoding YceI family protein (PFAM: YceI family protein~KEGG: mxa:MXAN_7382 hypothetical protein): MNSTIKYSCWLAIGLLCAFVSPMGKRKLVADKALSTVTYSAKHPLHKWDGVSHDVNCAVIYNDDTKQPETVAVSLKVASFDSDNNNRDSHAIEVLDGLKFPNVTFVSSDIKPGENGAIVAKGTLTFHGVAKPATLQASRKDAGGKMTLTGEFPVNMSDHNIERPSLMGLKTEDAMLLKFNVVFPL; this comes from the coding sequence ATGAATAGCACAATCAAGTATAGCTGCTGGCTGGCTATCGGGCTCCTGTGTGCCTTTGTCAGCCCAATGGGCAAGCGGAAGCTGGTGGCTGATAAAGCCCTGTCGACCGTTACGTATTCGGCCAAACACCCGCTGCACAAATGGGACGGGGTTAGCCACGACGTTAACTGCGCCGTCATTTATAACGACGATACCAAACAGCCCGAAACAGTAGCTGTCTCCCTGAAAGTAGCCTCGTTCGATAGTGACAACAACAACCGCGATTCACACGCCATTGAAGTACTGGATGGGTTGAAGTTTCCGAACGTAACCTTTGTCAGCTCCGACATAAAGCCGGGTGAAAACGGGGCCATAGTGGCCAAAGGCACCCTCACATTTCATGGGGTTGCCAAACCCGCTACCTTACAGGCAAGCCGTAAAGATGCGGGTGGGAAAATGACGCTGACGGGTGAGTTTCCCGTCAACATGAGCGACCACAATATTGAACGACCATCGCTGATGGGCCTGAAAACTGAAGATGCTATGCTCCTGAAGTTCAATGTCGTATTTCCTTTGTGA
- a CDS encoding ABC transporter related protein (PFAM: ABC transporter related~SMART: AAA ATPase~KEGG: xac:XAC1389 ABC transporter ATP-binding protein) — protein sequence MQLKIENLTKTYSNGVQALKGVNLTISQGMFGLLGPNGAGKSSLMRTISTLQEADSGSVRLTGVGGEDLNVLTQKDAVRRVLGYLPQEFGVYPRVTAETMLDHIATLKGVADSRQRKAIVEGLLQKVNLYQVRKKNLGTFSGGMKQRFGIAQALIGNPRLIIVDEPTAGLDPAERNRFHNLLSEIGENTIVILSTHIVEDVTNLCSDMAIICLGEVVAAGNPNDLVSDLNGKIWQTFVEKSEIETYRQTHRVISTQLKGGKTRLHAYSDIPLSGFDPVTPDLEDVYFAKITEKMEVVTV from the coding sequence ATGCAACTCAAAATAGAAAACCTGACAAAGACCTATTCCAATGGCGTCCAAGCCTTGAAAGGCGTTAACCTGACTATTTCACAAGGTATGTTCGGCCTGCTCGGTCCAAACGGTGCGGGCAAATCAAGCCTGATGCGTACCATCTCGACGCTCCAGGAAGCCGATAGCGGCTCCGTTCGGCTGACGGGGGTAGGTGGTGAAGACTTAAACGTGCTAACACAAAAAGACGCTGTTCGCCGGGTATTGGGCTATCTGCCGCAGGAGTTTGGCGTGTACCCGCGCGTAACGGCCGAAACCATGCTCGACCACATCGCTACTCTGAAAGGCGTTGCCGATAGTCGCCAGCGTAAAGCCATTGTAGAAGGATTACTGCAAAAGGTGAACCTGTATCAGGTGCGCAAGAAGAACCTCGGCACCTTCTCGGGAGGGATGAAACAGCGTTTTGGGATTGCCCAGGCGCTGATCGGTAATCCCCGGCTTATCATTGTCGATGAACCCACCGCCGGGCTGGACCCCGCCGAGCGAAACCGGTTTCACAACCTGCTGTCGGAAATAGGCGAAAATACCATTGTTATCCTGTCGACGCACATCGTAGAAGACGTCACGAACTTGTGTTCTGACATGGCCATCATCTGCCTCGGTGAAGTGGTTGCCGCCGGGAACCCGAATGATCTGGTCAGTGATCTGAACGGGAAAATCTGGCAGACGTTCGTGGAGAAGTCAGAAATAGAAACGTATCGCCAGACGCACCGGGTCATTTCAACCCAGCTCAAAGGTGGCAAAACCCGGCTTCATGCGTATAGTGACATCCCGTTATCCGGCTTCGACCCCGTTACGCCCGATCTGGAAGATGTGTACTTCGCCAAGATTACAGAGAAGATGGAAGTGGTGACTGTTTAG
- a CDS encoding major facilitator superfamily MFS_1 (PFAM: major facilitator superfamily MFS_1~KEGG: rec:RHECIAT_CH0003129 probable transporter, permease protein) — MSSKRTAPALVFIFITLLIDVTGLGIIIPVFPKLIEQLIHGNISQAASWGGWLSFSYAAMQFLFSPILGGLSDRFGRRPVLLFSLFGFGLDYILQGFAPTIEWLFVGRLLAGVTGASFTTATAYIADISTPEKRAQNFGLIGAAFGVGFILGPAAGGFLGQYGPRVPFFVAAGLTMVNFLYGLFILPESLAPENRRPFDWRRANPIGSLMRLGKYPVILGLVASLVLVYIAGFAVQGTWTFYSMEKFKWDEKTVGLSLAAIGLSFAIVQGGLSRIIIPKLGPQRSVYIGLTFSAIGFLLFAIATQSWMMFAFMMVYAMGGIAGPSIQGIISNQVPANEQGELQGALTSLTSTTSIFGPLIMTNLFSFFTSPAAPVYLPGAPFYLASVLVIISAILSRRGLNRSLATSD, encoded by the coding sequence ATGTCTTCCAAACGTACGGCTCCGGCCCTGGTTTTCATTTTTATTACGCTCCTCATTGATGTTACGGGGCTGGGCATTATCATCCCGGTTTTTCCGAAACTGATTGAACAACTCATTCACGGCAACATTAGCCAGGCAGCAAGCTGGGGCGGCTGGCTGTCCTTTTCGTATGCCGCCATGCAATTTCTCTTTTCGCCGATTCTGGGCGGTCTGAGTGATCGCTTCGGCCGTCGGCCGGTGTTGCTGTTCTCGCTGTTTGGCTTTGGACTCGATTACATTCTTCAGGGTTTTGCCCCCACCATCGAATGGCTCTTTGTCGGGCGGTTGCTGGCGGGTGTTACCGGAGCCAGTTTTACGACGGCCACGGCTTACATTGCCGACATTAGTACGCCCGAAAAGCGGGCACAGAACTTCGGACTTATTGGAGCTGCCTTTGGCGTAGGCTTTATTCTTGGCCCGGCCGCCGGTGGTTTTCTGGGTCAATACGGCCCTCGGGTACCGTTCTTCGTAGCCGCCGGTCTCACTATGGTCAACTTTCTCTACGGTCTGTTTATCCTGCCCGAATCGCTCGCACCCGAAAATCGGCGGCCTTTCGACTGGCGACGTGCCAATCCCATTGGCTCGCTCATGCGGCTGGGTAAGTATCCCGTTATCCTTGGCCTGGTAGCCTCGCTGGTGCTGGTGTACATTGCGGGATTTGCCGTACAGGGCACCTGGACATTCTACTCCATGGAGAAGTTCAAGTGGGATGAGAAAACCGTTGGCCTCTCGCTGGCGGCCATTGGTCTCTCCTTTGCCATTGTACAGGGCGGGCTAAGTCGAATCATCATCCCGAAACTGGGGCCGCAGCGCTCGGTTTACATTGGCCTTACGTTCAGCGCCATTGGTTTTTTACTGTTTGCCATTGCTACCCAAAGCTGGATGATGTTCGCTTTTATGATGGTGTATGCCATGGGCGGTATTGCCGGACCTTCTATTCAGGGAATTATTTCGAATCAGGTACCCGCCAATGAGCAGGGCGAGTTACAGGGAGCACTCACCAGCCTGACCAGTACGACCTCTATTTTCGGGCCACTCATTATGACGAATCTGTTCTCGTTTTTTACCTCACCGGCGGCACCGGTCTACCTGCCCGGAGCACCGTTCTATCTGGCTTCAGTGCTGGTCATTATCAGCGCTATCCTATCCCGGCGCGGGCTGAACCGCAGTCTGGCTACCAGCGACTAA
- a CDS encoding peptidase M48 Ste24p (PFAM: peptidase M48 Ste24p~KEGG: afw:Anae109_1755 peptidase M48 Ste24p) — protein MNLFTFFCRFGVLATLFLVSACARNPVTGKREISLMSTEQEIALGKESHPSVVATMGLYENKTLQAFMNEKGKAMAKISHRPDLPYQFYIVDSPIVNAFAVPGGYVYFTRGILAHFNNEAEFAGVLGHEIGHITARHAARSQKSQLLSTIALIGGAVLAPQVVGQNIEALQQGIGLLSLKYSRDHESESDKLGVEYSSKIGYDANQMADFFGTLKRISENSGQAVPQFMSTHPDPGNRYTRVHELAKEYQAKNPANYQVDRDRYLRLINGITYGEDPKQGFVENGQFYHPELRFQFPVPNGWQSQNSPSQFQMAAKDGKSAMILMLAKGNSLDEAAQNLVKELSLNVLENSKTTINGNPAYVLISRQQQQQQQGQPQQQEDPKTALQIGTWLIQYNNAVYALHGLSSGADFNNSFGTFKQVAGNFRSLTDSDKLNRKPERVFVKAAPRDGSFRDVVTALGMPASRVEEAGVLNGLKAEDRVTRGTLIKIIGR, from the coding sequence ATGAATTTGTTTACTTTTTTTTGCCGATTCGGGGTACTGGCTACCTTGTTTCTGGTTTCGGCCTGCGCACGAAATCCCGTTACGGGCAAGCGCGAAATAAGCCTGATGTCAACTGAGCAGGAGATCGCCCTGGGGAAAGAGTCACACCCCTCGGTGGTCGCGACGATGGGCCTGTATGAAAACAAGACCCTTCAGGCGTTTATGAACGAAAAGGGTAAGGCCATGGCGAAGATTTCTCACCGGCCTGATCTGCCTTACCAGTTCTACATCGTCGATTCACCCATTGTCAACGCTTTTGCGGTACCCGGCGGCTACGTCTATTTTACGCGTGGGATTTTGGCACACTTCAACAACGAAGCCGAATTTGCCGGGGTACTGGGTCATGAAATTGGTCACATCACTGCCCGTCATGCGGCCCGGTCTCAGAAAAGCCAGTTGCTCAGTACAATTGCCCTCATTGGTGGGGCCGTGCTGGCTCCTCAGGTCGTTGGGCAGAACATCGAAGCCCTTCAGCAGGGCATTGGGCTGCTATCGCTGAAATACAGCCGCGACCACGAATCAGAGTCTGATAAACTTGGTGTAGAATATTCGAGTAAAATTGGGTATGATGCCAACCAGATGGCCGATTTCTTCGGAACGCTCAAACGTATTTCAGAAAACTCAGGCCAGGCCGTACCGCAATTCATGTCGACGCACCCCGATCCTGGCAACCGCTATACGCGGGTACACGAACTGGCTAAAGAGTATCAGGCTAAAAATCCGGCCAACTATCAGGTGGATCGTGATCGCTACCTGCGGCTTATTAATGGTATCACGTATGGCGAAGACCCAAAACAGGGCTTTGTCGAAAACGGGCAGTTCTATCATCCCGAGCTACGGTTTCAGTTTCCGGTGCCGAATGGCTGGCAGTCGCAAAACTCACCCAGCCAGTTTCAAATGGCCGCCAAGGATGGGAAGTCAGCCATGATCCTGATGCTGGCTAAAGGGAATTCGCTGGACGAAGCGGCTCAGAATCTGGTGAAAGAACTGAGTCTTAATGTGCTGGAAAATAGTAAAACCACGATTAATGGCAATCCGGCTTATGTGCTTATTTCCCGGCAGCAACAACAGCAGCAGCAGGGCCAGCCGCAGCAACAGGAAGACCCCAAAACAGCCCTTCAGATCGGCACCTGGCTGATTCAGTACAACAACGCTGTTTACGCGCTGCATGGGCTGTCGAGTGGAGCCGATTTCAACAATTCGTTCGGTACATTTAAGCAGGTTGCCGGAAACTTTCGGTCACTGACCGATTCTGATAAGCTCAACCGCAAGCCGGAACGTGTTTTTGTCAAAGCCGCACCGCGCGATGGTTCATTCCGCGATGTGGTAACTGCTCTGGGTATGCCCGCCAGTCGGGTAGAAGAAGCCGGTGTGCTAAATGGACTTAAAGCCGAAGATCGCGTAACGCGGGGGACGTTAATCAAAATTATCGGTCGATAA